In a genomic window of Nitrososphaerota archaeon:
- a CDS encoding DNA-directed RNA polymerase subunit A' encodes MSMEQALKTIRGIDFAVFSPSEVRKYSVAEVTQPETYDEDGMPVQGGLMDSRLGTLEPGQKCGTCGSTAGRCPGHFGHVELAEPVLHIAFVDEINKLLQTTCRTCGRILLPQQELDAYRAKLAAKTDFSPALTEAVAKEITTKAKKVKLCPHCGKQQFQIEFTKPTIFHEITEEGGATRLLPVAIRERLERVNNEDLDVLGFNSKAARPEWFVLQVLPVPPLTVRPSITLESGIRSEDDLTHKVVDILRVNQRVRESKESGTPHLIVQDLVDLLHYHVTTYFDNEVSGIPQAHHRSGRPLKTLSQRLKGKEGRFRGSLSGKRVDFSSRTVISPDPSLDIGEVGVPFEIAKKLTIPEKVSPWNLENLKALVVKGPFEHPGANYVIRPDGVKIRLDFASDRKALADSLASGYVVERHLMDGDVVLFNRQPSLHRMSVMAHFVRVLPYRTFRLHPSVCPPYNADFDGDEMNLHVPQSEESRSEALMLMKVQDQIISPRYGGPIIGGIRDFITGAFLLTRDETLLTPGEFSNSALVGDYEGDLPEPEVKGAHPMYTGKQLFSLFLPKGMNYVQTSKWAKASKSGASNDVVIKDGHLISGVVDKAVIGAEEPDSLLHRIAKDYGNEDARNFLNSILKVLKNFLTRRGFTYGYNELELPDEAKKGIKDTLDEAYTNVFDLIKKYKAGTLQLTRGLSPEDSLEAYVVNELARARDRAGRIADRSFPPENSGMIMARTGARGSSLNVGQMTAALGQQSVRGKRIEKGMRGRALSHFAWNDPSPEAKGFVKSNYRDGLSPTEFFFHAMGGREGLVDTAVRTQQSGYMQRRLVNALEHLKVEYDLTVRDPHGHIIQFLYGEDGVDPAKSDHGRPINLDRLVETEELLHKSKTKLDDGTIDKLVKKYESGLNDRLAKELRDKLAGSHLTEEGARETIEKVDEGLDYSRVEPGEASGIVAAQSIGEPGTQMTLRTFHFAGVRERDVTLGLPRLMELVDARKIPATPSMDIYLTKEYSTSNEKSVKVAKEILFTKVGNVVSFSEVDPTEGIKLHLSHDQLVDRDTNAEEISKVIETGKRNVQPDKKDKNVIHVSMENADLSALFTLRNKILNMKLKGIPGITRVTVVKEGEDWFIQTAGSNLGKVVQVQGVDPTRVYTNNVHEVAQVLGIEAARSTLVREVMSTLDEQGLEVDIRHIFLVADLMTSKGYLQQIGRHGIAGTKSSVLARAAFEITVPTLAEAAVKGEVEDLKGVTENVIVGLPIPVGTGMIDLYMS; translated from the coding sequence ATGTCAATGGAGCAGGCCCTCAAGACCATCCGCGGAATCGACTTCGCGGTCTTCTCCCCGAGCGAGGTCAGGAAGTACTCTGTGGCGGAGGTCACCCAGCCCGAAACCTACGACGAAGACGGGATGCCTGTCCAGGGAGGCCTGATGGACAGCCGGCTCGGGACCCTTGAGCCAGGACAGAAGTGCGGCACCTGCGGGAGCACAGCTGGCCGATGCCCCGGCCACTTCGGCCACGTGGAGTTGGCTGAGCCGGTCCTCCACATCGCCTTCGTAGATGAGATCAACAAGCTCCTTCAGACCACCTGCCGGACCTGCGGAAGGATCCTGCTTCCCCAGCAGGAGCTTGACGCCTACCGGGCCAAGCTGGCAGCAAAGACGGACTTCAGCCCCGCATTGACCGAAGCGGTGGCTAAGGAGATCACCACCAAGGCGAAGAAGGTCAAGCTCTGTCCTCACTGCGGCAAGCAGCAGTTCCAGATCGAGTTCACAAAGCCCACCATCTTCCACGAGATCACCGAAGAAGGGGGCGCCACCCGGCTCCTCCCCGTAGCCATCCGCGAGAGGCTGGAGAGGGTCAACAACGAGGACCTCGATGTGCTCGGGTTCAACTCCAAGGCCGCGCGCCCCGAATGGTTCGTCCTGCAGGTCCTCCCCGTCCCGCCCCTCACCGTGAGGCCCTCTATCACCCTCGAATCAGGAATCCGCTCCGAAGACGACCTGACCCACAAGGTCGTGGACATCCTCAGGGTCAACCAGAGGGTCCGGGAGTCCAAGGAGTCAGGCACCCCGCACCTCATCGTCCAGGACCTGGTGGACCTCCTCCATTACCACGTCACGACCTACTTCGACAACGAGGTCTCTGGCATCCCCCAGGCGCACCACCGCTCGGGAAGGCCCCTCAAGACCCTGAGCCAGAGGCTCAAGGGAAAGGAAGGAAGGTTCAGAGGCTCCCTTTCCGGCAAGAGGGTCGACTTCTCCTCACGGACAGTCATCAGCCCCGACCCCAGCCTGGACATCGGCGAGGTAGGTGTCCCCTTCGAGATCGCAAAGAAGCTCACAATCCCAGAGAAGGTCTCCCCCTGGAACCTCGAGAACCTGAAGGCCCTGGTGGTCAAGGGTCCCTTCGAGCACCCGGGCGCCAACTACGTCATCAGGCCCGACGGGGTCAAGATCAGGCTTGACTTCGCCAGCGACAGGAAGGCCCTGGCGGACTCCCTCGCTTCAGGCTACGTGGTCGAAAGGCACCTGATGGACGGGGACGTGGTCCTCTTCAACAGACAGCCCTCCCTCCACAGGATGTCGGTCATGGCCCACTTCGTCAGGGTCCTCCCCTACCGGACCTTCCGACTACACCCTTCGGTCTGCCCACCCTACAACGCAGACTTCGACGGCGACGAGATGAACCTGCACGTCCCCCAGAGCGAGGAATCCCGCTCCGAGGCACTGATGCTCATGAAGGTCCAGGACCAGATAATCTCACCCAGATACGGAGGCCCGATCATAGGCGGGATCAGGGACTTCATCACGGGCGCCTTCCTCCTCACCAGGGACGAGACCCTTCTAACCCCGGGAGAGTTCTCGAACTCGGCCCTCGTCGGAGACTACGAAGGGGACCTCCCCGAGCCGGAAGTGAAGGGGGCCCACCCCATGTACACTGGCAAGCAGCTCTTCTCCCTCTTCCTCCCGAAGGGGATGAACTACGTCCAGACTTCGAAGTGGGCGAAGGCATCGAAGTCTGGGGCTTCAAACGACGTCGTGATCAAGGACGGGCACCTCATCTCCGGCGTGGTCGACAAGGCGGTCATCGGGGCCGAGGAGCCCGACTCCCTCCTCCACCGCATCGCCAAGGACTACGGCAACGAGGACGCCCGCAACTTCCTGAACTCAATCCTGAAGGTGCTGAAGAACTTCCTCACCAGGAGGGGCTTCACCTACGGCTACAACGAACTGGAGCTCCCGGACGAAGCGAAGAAGGGCATCAAGGACACCCTGGACGAGGCGTACACCAACGTCTTCGACCTGATCAAGAAGTACAAGGCCGGCACCCTTCAGCTCACCAGGGGCCTCTCCCCCGAGGACTCCCTCGAGGCCTACGTGGTCAACGAACTGGCCAGGGCCAGGGACAGGGCAGGCAGGATCGCGGACCGCTCCTTCCCCCCAGAGAACTCGGGCATGATCATGGCACGCACAGGCGCCAGGGGCTCCAGCCTCAACGTGGGCCAGATGACCGCGGCCCTGGGCCAGCAGTCCGTCAGAGGGAAGAGGATCGAGAAGGGGATGAGGGGCAGGGCCCTAAGCCACTTCGCCTGGAACGACCCCTCGCCTGAGGCGAAGGGCTTCGTAAAGAGCAACTACCGCGACGGCCTCTCCCCCACCGAGTTCTTCTTCCACGCCATGGGGGGTAGGGAAGGGCTGGTGGACACCGCCGTCAGGACCCAGCAGAGCGGCTACATGCAGCGCAGGCTGGTCAACGCCTTGGAGCACCTGAAGGTGGAGTACGACCTCACGGTGAGGGACCCCCACGGTCACATCATCCAGTTCCTCTACGGGGAGGACGGCGTCGACCCCGCCAAGAGCGACCACGGCCGCCCGATCAACCTGGACAGGCTCGTAGAGACCGAGGAGCTCCTCCACAAGTCTAAGACGAAGCTCGACGACGGCACCATCGACAAGCTGGTCAAGAAGTACGAGTCGGGCCTCAACGACAGGCTCGCCAAGGAGCTCAGAGACAAGCTCGCAGGCTCCCACCTGACGGAGGAAGGCGCCAGGGAGACCATCGAGAAGGTGGACGAAGGCCTCGACTACTCCCGCGTGGAGCCGGGAGAGGCTTCCGGCATAGTCGCAGCCCAGTCCATCGGTGAGCCCGGCACCCAGATGACGCTTAGGACCTTCCACTTCGCAGGGGTCAGGGAAAGGGACGTCACCCTCGGACTCCCCAGGCTCATGGAGCTGGTGGACGCCCGCAAGATCCCCGCCACCCCGTCCATGGACATCTACCTGACCAAGGAGTACTCCACCTCGAACGAGAAGTCTGTGAAGGTTGCCAAGGAGATCCTTTTCACCAAGGTGGGGAACGTGGTCAGCTTCAGCGAAGTCGACCCCACCGAAGGAATCAAGCTGCACCTCAGCCACGACCAGCTGGTCGACAGAGACACCAACGCCGAGGAGATCTCGAAGGTGATCGAGACGGGCAAGAGGAACGTGCAGCCCGACAAGAAGGACAAGAACGTCATCCACGTGAGCATGGAGAACGCAGACCTCTCGGCCCTCTTCACCCTCAGGAACAAGATCCTAAACATGAAGCTGAAGGGCATCCCCGGCATAACCAGGGTCACCGTCGTCAAGGAAGGGGAGGATTGGTTCATCCAGACCGCAGGCTCAAACCTTGGGAAGGTCGTCCAGGTCCAGGGTGTCGACCCCACGAGGGTCTACACCAACAACGTCCACGAAGTCGCCCAGGTCCTCGGGATCGAGGCTGCCCGGTCCACCCTGGTCAGGGAAGTCATGAGCACCCTCGACGAGCAGGGCCTCGAGGTGGACATCCGCCACATCTTCCTGGTCGCCGACCTGATGACGTCGAAAGGATACCTGCAGCAGATCGGAAGGCACGGCATAGCAGGGACCAAGAGCAGCGTCCTCGCCCGGGCCGCTTTCGAGATCACAGTCCCGACCCTGGCCGAAGCAGCGGTGAAGGGGGAGGTGGAAGACCTGAAGGGGGTAACGGAGAACGTCATCGTCGGCCTGCCCATCCCAGTGGGGACGGGTATGATCGACCTCTACATGAGCTGA
- a CDS encoding ribosomal L7Ae/L30e/S12e/Gadd45 family protein: MLDNALLSKVLKDAMKGGKSALGAKATLASIKGTKAVLCTRSVPAALGERLRAEAKAQGVPVVELPISSADLARLVGRPYNVSAMGLRSVSEADINHLIR; the protein is encoded by the coding sequence ATGTTAGACAACGCACTGCTGTCCAAGGTCCTCAAGGACGCCATGAAGGGGGGAAAGTCCGCCCTCGGCGCCAAGGCGACCCTCGCGTCCATTAAGGGGACCAAGGCGGTCCTCTGCACTCGCTCAGTCCCTGCGGCCCTGGGGGAGAGGCTCAGGGCCGAGGCCAAGGCCCAGGGCGTCCCTGTGGTGGAGCTGCCCATATCCTCCGCAGACCTCGCAAGGCTGGTCGGGAGGCCCTATAACGTCTCGGCCATGGGGCTCCGCTCCGTCAGCGAGGCAGACATCAACCACCTGATCCGGTGA
- a CDS encoding NusA-like transcription termination signal-binding factor: protein MPEFKLNSEEVSLLSMFQGMTGATTRDCIVDEKRNRLIFVVAKGQMGLAIGKEGASVKKAERAVRRPVEVVEWADDIEGLVRNALGAKYVQEVKLSESLDGTQGVVVVVDSRKKGAVLGVGGRNAEKVRLLAKRYFGVNNVQITSEF, encoded by the coding sequence ATGCCCGAATTCAAACTGAACTCCGAGGAAGTCTCCCTCCTCTCCATGTTCCAGGGCATGACTGGGGCCACCACCCGCGACTGCATCGTGGACGAGAAGAGGAACAGGCTGATCTTCGTGGTCGCGAAAGGGCAGATGGGCCTGGCCATCGGCAAAGAGGGAGCGTCGGTCAAGAAGGCCGAGCGGGCCGTGAGGAGGCCGGTCGAAGTGGTCGAGTGGGCCGACGACATCGAGGGTCTCGTGAGGAACGCCCTCGGGGCGAAGTACGTGCAGGAGGTCAAGCTGAGCGAGAGCCTCGACGGCACCCAGGGGGTCGTGGTGGTGGTCGACTCGCGCAAGAAGGGGGCGGTGCTCGGAGTGGGGGGGAGAAACGCGGAAAAGGTGAGGCTCCTGGCGAAGCGCTACTTCGGGGTCAACAACGTCCAGATCACCTCGGAATTCTGA
- a CDS encoding 30S ribosomal protein S12, translating to MTGPPRGEFAARQVAQKRQRFRWSNKWYKRRKLGLDYKSDPLEGSPQARGIVLEKVGIESKQPNSAIRKCVRVQIVKNGKQITAFLPGDGALNFVDEHDEVILQGIGGSMKRAMGDIPGVRWTVFKVNGVSLNELVYGRKEKPRR from the coding sequence TTGACGGGTCCCCCGCGCGGAGAATTCGCAGCCAGGCAGGTCGCACAGAAGAGGCAGCGATTCCGCTGGTCGAACAAGTGGTACAAGAGGCGCAAGCTTGGCCTCGACTACAAGTCAGACCCCCTCGAAGGCTCCCCCCAGGCCCGGGGCATAGTCCTCGAGAAGGTCGGGATCGAGTCCAAGCAGCCCAACTCCGCCATCAGGAAGTGCGTCCGAGTGCAGATCGTCAAGAACGGAAAGCAGATCACCGCCTTCCTCCCGGGGGACGGCGCGCTCAACTTCGTCGACGAGCACGACGAAGTGATCCTCCAGGGCATCGGAGGGTCAATGAAAAGGGCCATGGGGGACATACCGGGGGTCCGGTGGACAGTCTTCAAGGTCAACGGCGTTTCCCTCAACGAGCTTGTCTACGGCAGGAAGGAGAAGCCGAGGCGCTAG
- a CDS encoding 30S ribosomal protein S7: protein MSKQTLEYPNLLLWNRWDMTGVKIEDPGLQNVISLKPVLVPHSGGRAEHKKFGKTRVNIVERMVNQMMHFGKKYGKNTGRMGGKKQKALNIVRTAFVIVELRTGQNPVQQLVKAIENASPNEDTTRLSYGGVVYHQSVDISPVRRIDLALRFISEGVRTAAFGSPRTVEQVLADEIIQAASGDSNSFAVKKKNEQERVAMASR from the coding sequence ATGAGCAAGCAGACTCTCGAGTATCCAAACCTCCTCCTCTGGAACAGGTGGGATATGACAGGGGTCAAGATCGAAGACCCGGGGCTCCAGAACGTGATCAGCCTGAAACCGGTCCTCGTCCCACACTCCGGGGGGAGAGCCGAGCACAAGAAGTTCGGCAAGACCAGGGTCAACATAGTCGAACGCATGGTCAACCAGATGATGCACTTCGGCAAGAAGTACGGCAAGAACACCGGGAGGATGGGGGGCAAGAAGCAGAAGGCGCTGAACATCGTTAGGACCGCTTTCGTGATCGTAGAGCTGCGCACCGGCCAGAACCCAGTCCAGCAGCTGGTGAAGGCCATCGAGAACGCTTCTCCCAACGAAGACACCACGCGGCTGAGCTATGGAGGAGTGGTGTACCACCAGTCGGTGGACATCTCCCCCGTCCGGAGGATCGACCTGGCGCTCAGATTCATCTCCGAGGGAGTGAGGACGGCCGCCTTCGGCTCCCCAAGGACGGTCGAGCAGGTCCTCGCCGACGAGATCATACAGGCGGCCTCTGGAGACTCAAACAGCTTCGCGGTCAAGAAGAAGAACGAGCAGGAACGGGTCGCTATGGCTTCCCGCTAG
- a CDS encoding alpha/beta hydrolase — MEATEKQLEVGEFSVNCAFAGAGETVLLLHGSEQKESWRVWEPMLQLSDSYRLVAPDLVGYGKSSRPLETPDYRTQAQTLKDLAERLSIERMTVVGSGWGGQVGLELALSSPESVKSVVLIASSYDKEQLRRLEKLRRPTLIVYAEDDMMTQLKAGYLLRDAIGTSRLEVLDAVAKDPRYDFRMSHRLQKFRAPQVMQLVRLFLSNPGAMVAEPPELENELKGLAVRREEEKKGPDSSGKP; from the coding sequence ATGGAGGCCACAGAGAAGCAGCTCGAGGTGGGGGAATTCTCCGTCAACTGTGCGTTCGCGGGAGCGGGGGAGACTGTCCTTCTCCTGCACGGGAGCGAGCAGAAGGAAAGCTGGAGGGTGTGGGAACCGATGCTCCAGCTCTCGGACTCCTACAGGCTTGTGGCGCCGGACCTGGTCGGCTACGGGAAGTCGTCCAGACCCCTTGAGACGCCTGACTATAGGACCCAGGCCCAGACCCTCAAGGACCTTGCGGAGAGACTTTCGATCGAGCGGATGACCGTGGTGGGGAGCGGGTGGGGAGGCCAGGTCGGGCTGGAACTTGCCCTCTCCTCGCCCGAGTCTGTGAAATCCGTAGTCCTCATCGCAAGCTCCTACGACAAGGAGCAGTTGAGGAGGCTGGAGAAGCTGCGTAGGCCGACCCTGATCGTGTACGCCGAAGACGACATGATGACCCAGTTGAAGGCCGGATACCTTCTGAGGGACGCGATCGGGACATCGCGGCTGGAGGTCCTGGACGCCGTGGCGAAGGACCCGAGGTATGACTTCAGAATGTCGCACAGGCTGCAGAAGTTCAGGGCTCCCCAGGTGATGCAGCTTGTCAGGCTCTTCCTTTCGAACCCGGGGGCGATGGTGGCAGAACCGCCGGAGCTCGAGAACGAATTGAAGGGGCTGGCTGTGAGAAGAGAAGAGGAGAAGAAGGGTCCTGATTCTAGCGGGAAGCCATAG
- a CDS encoding amidohydrolase family protein, with the protein MDRLGPRTELAELHVHLGGSVDPAVMWEIAHAQGIRLPTKDYWKFVEMITVPDSKRKSFEEYLALFHWTELVQSSPTAIERSVYQTIAGAYRKNNITLLELRFNPMKRNRGGEQDLDHIMMAAVRGIDRASLEYPVKTGIIVCLDRGFSHRLNEILLDKALLFSGRGVVGIDMAGPATPGFKYSEYSGLFRRARKAGLGLTVHAGEDEGHESVQEVLEHLEPERIGHGVRATEDEATMDLLSERGTVLEVCPTSNLNTGVIKDVREMKRVFRAIRGHRLKFTLNTDGPEMLRTNLRGEMEFLQSVGILKEADVLQANRVAFSSSFVK; encoded by the coding sequence ATGGACAGGCTCGGGCCCCGGACTGAGCTGGCGGAGCTTCACGTGCACCTGGGAGGCTCCGTGGACCCGGCGGTGATGTGGGAGATAGCGCACGCCCAGGGGATCAGGCTCCCGACGAAAGACTACTGGAAGTTCGTGGAGATGATTACCGTCCCGGACAGCAAGAGGAAGTCCTTCGAGGAGTACCTAGCCCTGTTCCACTGGACGGAACTCGTACAGTCGAGCCCGACGGCGATCGAGCGTTCTGTCTACCAGACGATAGCAGGGGCATACAGGAAGAACAACATTACCCTCCTCGAGCTTAGGTTCAACCCGATGAAGAGGAACAGGGGAGGGGAACAGGACCTCGACCACATAATGATGGCGGCCGTGAGGGGGATCGACCGGGCGTCTCTGGAATACCCGGTTAAGACCGGGATAATAGTCTGCCTCGACAGGGGGTTTAGCCACAGGCTCAACGAGATCCTGCTCGACAAGGCGCTCCTCTTCTCCGGGCGAGGCGTCGTCGGGATCGACATGGCAGGGCCCGCCACTCCGGGATTCAAGTACTCCGAATACTCTGGGCTTTTCAGGAGGGCGAGGAAGGCTGGACTGGGGTTGACGGTCCATGCCGGGGAGGACGAGGGGCACGAGTCGGTTCAAGAGGTATTAGAACACCTTGAGCCAGAGAGGATTGGGCATGGCGTGCGGGCGACGGAGGACGAGGCGACCATGGACCTACTCTCCGAACGGGGGACGGTCTTGGAGGTTTGCCCGACTTCGAACCTCAACACCGGGGTCATCAAGGACGTCCGAGAGATGAAACGGGTGTTCCGGGCCATCAGGGGGCACCGATTGAAGTTCACGCTCAACACCGACGGGCCGGAGATGTTGAGGACGAATCTCAGGGGCGAGATGGAATTCCTCCAGAGTGTGGGCATCCTGAAGGAGGCGGACGTCCTGCAGGCGAACCGGGTCGCGTTCAGCTCTTCGTTCGTGAAGTGA
- the guaA gene encoding glutamine-hydrolyzing GMP synthase: MDGELAGGIAVLDFGGQYAHLICRRVRALGVYSALVPHGSGLEELKAMGVAGVILSGGPASVYSEGAPVADPELFNGELPLLGICYGYQLLVRARGGEVGRVERREYGRSTVTVLDRGGLFEGVGKDRLVCWMSHSDSATRIPGTLRAIAESEGSPYAAVRSSEGRQYGVQFHPEVSHTEGGQVLLSNFVFKVCQAGKNWSLEGFMKRSVESLSLLEGRVLCAVSGGVDSSVTAALLHKALGERLQCLFIETGLLRSGEAGQVSGFLARDLGVKVAIVDASERFLGALSGIKDSEAKRRVVGMVFADVFEEFAVSDGPFAHLAQGTLYPDVIESGRTTGPASVIKTHHNVGGLPPGLSMNLVEPLRELYKDEVRELGALLGLPKKVLQRHPFPGPGLAVRVVGDVTPDKLRISREAGRIVEEVLEEEGVYGRVWQAFAYVGDDRVTGVLGDERRLGYQVTVKVVESVDAMTADWARLPDEVLEKMSRRITNEVEGVVAVAYSISSKPPATIEPQ; encoded by the coding sequence TTGGACGGGGAGCTGGCCGGGGGGATCGCCGTCCTCGACTTCGGAGGCCAGTACGCGCACCTGATCTGCAGGAGGGTGAGGGCCCTCGGGGTCTATTCTGCCCTGGTACCCCACGGCAGCGGACTTGAGGAGCTGAAGGCCATGGGGGTTGCAGGGGTGATACTTTCAGGGGGCCCCGCTTCGGTCTACTCCGAGGGGGCTCCCGTCGCCGACCCGGAGCTGTTCAACGGAGAGCTCCCTCTGCTGGGAATCTGCTACGGCTATCAGCTTCTGGTCAGGGCGAGGGGGGGTGAGGTGGGGAGGGTCGAGAGGAGGGAGTACGGGAGGTCGACCGTGACCGTTCTGGACAGGGGTGGTCTCTTCGAAGGGGTCGGGAAGGACAGGCTCGTCTGCTGGATGAGCCACTCGGATTCGGCCACCAGGATCCCCGGGACACTTAGGGCCATCGCAGAGAGCGAGGGCTCCCCCTATGCCGCGGTGAGGTCGTCGGAAGGGAGGCAGTACGGCGTCCAGTTCCACCCGGAGGTGTCCCACACCGAAGGGGGACAGGTCCTCCTTTCGAACTTCGTGTTCAAGGTCTGCCAGGCGGGGAAGAACTGGAGCCTGGAGGGATTCATGAAGAGGTCGGTCGAGTCGCTCTCTCTGCTGGAGGGTAGGGTGCTCTGCGCTGTGTCAGGGGGGGTCGATTCATCAGTGACCGCCGCACTTCTGCACAAGGCCCTGGGCGAGAGGCTTCAGTGCCTTTTCATCGAGACAGGGCTGCTCAGGTCGGGGGAGGCGGGCCAGGTCAGCGGGTTCCTGGCCAGGGACCTCGGAGTGAAGGTTGCGATAGTGGACGCGTCGGAGAGGTTCCTCGGGGCCCTGTCGGGCATCAAGGATTCTGAGGCGAAAAGGAGGGTGGTGGGGATGGTGTTTGCAGACGTTTTCGAGGAGTTTGCTGTGAGCGACGGGCCCTTCGCCCACCTCGCCCAGGGCACTCTCTACCCGGACGTGATTGAAAGCGGGAGGACGACTGGGCCCGCTTCGGTCATCAAGACCCATCACAACGTCGGGGGGCTCCCCCCGGGGCTTTCCATGAATCTGGTGGAACCTCTAAGGGAGCTGTACAAAGACGAGGTCAGGGAGCTGGGGGCCCTCCTGGGGCTCCCCAAGAAGGTCCTGCAAAGGCACCCGTTCCCTGGTCCGGGGCTGGCAGTCCGGGTCGTCGGGGACGTGACGCCGGACAAGCTGCGCATCTCGAGGGAGGCGGGGAGGATCGTGGAGGAGGTCCTCGAAGAGGAAGGGGTCTACGGCAGGGTCTGGCAGGCGTTCGCCTACGTCGGGGACGACAGGGTCACGGGGGTACTGGGTGACGAGAGGAGGCTGGGGTACCAGGTGACTGTGAAGGTGGTGGAGTCGGTGGATGCGATGACGGCTGACTGGGCCAGGCTTCCGGACGAGGTGCTGGAGAAGATGTCGAGAAGGATTACCAATGAAGTGGAGGGGGTGGTGGCTGTGGCCTATTCCATCTCCTCGAAGCCCCCGGCCACCATCGAGCCCCAGTGA
- a CDS encoding IMP dehydrogenase — protein MPSTFLSKLESAQSVFTFRDFILLPGRSEAEPRDIDLSSKLTSHIRLEVPLVSSPMDTVTEWALALEMAKLGGAGAIHRNMSRDDQVEQVRRVKRAKVEARSRDEKGRPLVGASVSPLDPERCRALDRVADFLVADVAHFHNSKIMAAAKKVIPDLSSDFIAGNVGTRESVFDIVDELPRVEGFRAGIGSGSICITSEVTRVGAPTLFAVAQVASAVAERNVGVPVIGDGGIRGPGDAALAFGAGASTVMLGSMLAGTEEAPSGVVVRGGRKFKTHRGMASAAARKVRFAVDRYSVPAKGLDEGVEAYVPYSGKVEGVVRTMENGLMAAFGYAGARDVGEMWRKSRFGVMSSIGAGELGAHSLEVKR, from the coding sequence TTGCCATCAACGTTTCTCTCGAAGCTCGAATCGGCCCAGAGTGTCTTCACCTTCAGGGACTTCATCCTCCTTCCGGGGAGGAGCGAGGCCGAGCCCAGGGACATAGACCTCTCGTCGAAGCTCACCTCTCACATCAGGCTCGAAGTGCCCCTGGTCTCGTCCCCCATGGACACGGTGACGGAGTGGGCCCTGGCCCTCGAGATGGCCAAGCTGGGGGGAGCGGGGGCGATCCACAGGAACATGTCCAGGGACGACCAGGTGGAGCAGGTCAGGAGGGTGAAGAGGGCCAAGGTCGAAGCGAGGAGCAGGGACGAGAAGGGGAGGCCTCTGGTAGGCGCGTCGGTCTCGCCGTTGGACCCGGAGCGCTGCAGGGCACTGGACAGGGTGGCAGACTTCCTTGTTGCAGACGTGGCGCACTTCCACAATTCGAAGATAATGGCAGCAGCCAAGAAGGTGATTCCCGACCTAAGCTCCGATTTCATCGCGGGGAACGTGGGGACGAGGGAGTCGGTGTTCGACATAGTGGACGAACTGCCGAGGGTGGAGGGGTTCAGGGCAGGGATAGGGTCAGGTTCGATCTGCATCACGTCAGAGGTGACCAGGGTGGGGGCACCGACCCTCTTCGCAGTGGCCCAGGTCGCGAGCGCCGTTGCCGAGCGCAATGTCGGGGTGCCGGTGATCGGGGACGGCGGGATAAGAGGGCCCGGGGACGCGGCTCTTGCCTTCGGGGCGGGTGCGTCGACCGTCATGCTGGGCTCGATGCTTGCCGGGACGGAGGAGGCGCCCAGCGGGGTGGTCGTCAGGGGAGGGAGGAAATTCAAGACCCACCGGGGAATGGCGAGCGCAGCGGCGCGGAAGGTCAGGTTCGCGGTTGACAGGTATTCGGTCCCGGCGAAGGGACTGGACGAGGGGGTGGAGGCCTACGTCCCCTACTCTGGAAAGGTCGAGGGGGTCGTTCGGACCATGGAGAACGGGTTGATGGCTGCCTTCGGATACGCGGGGGCCAGGGACGTCGGGGAGATGTGGAGGAAGTCGAGGTTCGGGGTGATGAGCTCCATCGGAGCCGGAGAGCTTGGGGCGCATTCCCTCGAGGTAAAGAGGTAG